In a genomic window of Microbacterium amylolyticum:
- a CDS encoding DEAD/DEAH box helicase yields the protein MPRLVLTPAHVDAFFAADDADDGRALFHGLPVRVLRKESGRSVATGLVTVGSVSVEVILDGTQGETSIDCWCSHDGAGMCAHAAAAVHALASAEPPLALTGTGAETTRRTPQPPTWQKALERVISAEPDDDQADPPSDIALLFAVREAEAGDPPGAGIAIRPAVRGKGGTWVRGEVTWKNLAAQRWSNDPRARVLGEIEALFSSRVNFPALVDRMREHSGNRVYFGTGWTSEWIRLDATPARGLWELLRAAHDAGVVFVADEREQREIAVGQIPSRAAIDLRMVRGTLWVDPVITRDDRAPEASDASAVLSLGAPTIAVARAEGTAITDIVPLEAPATDEFDRLRRGGRLTIPAVGIEDFQRDYLPHVREVAPLFSSDESFEIPLPPRPVLVLAVRHADPVARLFWEWDYPNGARRDGAAEREIMSMVESAAGRFSHLLQRGRADRVFPARDLDRDETVEFLAEVLPAVRALDDVRYEPHSEVPAYAFATEEPLISFGADPGGHDWFELNIVVTIQGEPVSSSQLVTALSRGQTYFRLLSGTVFPLVDERFARLRDVLTQAKALHDTTSDRVRIPRYQFDIWQELAEIGVISSQEKQWFAAMRQLGADRVEMRHPPSSFTAELREYQREGFSWLDFLRRHRLGGILADDMGLGKTVQVLAALAQAREDEPDARFLVVTPTSVVGHWVAEAERFAPALGATAIRDTAGKRGTRVADAAGNAALVVTSYAIFRLDHEDFAQMGFRVLVLDEAQQVKNTASRGYALARTLDVPTKFAITGTPMENNLMELFAIATLVAPGLFGTRAHFRDQFQRQIERERNASRRDRLRARLRPFLMRRTKEQVAPELPPKTEQTLEVVLHPAHQRAYERRFRREQQKLLGLLDDVEKNRIQILASLTTLRMHALDPSYAGADGGSAKLDKLGELLDEIVADGHRVLVFSQFTSFLGLAAQVAEARGIRYAYLDGSTPHAQRARAIDRFSAGEVPAFFLSLKAGGTGLNLTAADYCVVLDPWWNPAAEAQAVDRAHRIGQTKPVMVYRLISAGTIEQKVLDLQSRKRRLFEEVLAGAPAEALGADDYRALLGEPRP from the coding sequence ATGCCCCGGCTCGTCCTCACCCCAGCGCACGTTGACGCGTTTTTCGCGGCCGATGACGCTGATGATGGGCGCGCGCTGTTTCACGGCCTTCCGGTGCGTGTTCTGCGCAAAGAGTCGGGGCGTTCTGTGGCCACGGGATTGGTCACGGTGGGGTCGGTCAGCGTTGAGGTGATCCTCGATGGCACCCAGGGCGAGACCAGTATCGACTGCTGGTGTTCTCACGACGGCGCCGGCATGTGTGCGCACGCCGCTGCCGCGGTTCACGCGCTGGCATCGGCCGAACCACCGCTGGCGCTGACGGGAACCGGAGCAGAAACGACCCGCCGCACTCCGCAGCCGCCAACGTGGCAGAAGGCGCTCGAGCGAGTGATCTCTGCGGAACCCGACGATGATCAGGCTGACCCGCCGTCCGACATCGCTCTGCTCTTTGCCGTGCGCGAGGCCGAGGCGGGTGATCCGCCCGGCGCGGGAATCGCGATCCGGCCCGCCGTTCGAGGCAAGGGCGGCACCTGGGTGCGCGGCGAGGTCACGTGGAAAAACCTTGCGGCCCAGCGGTGGAGTAACGATCCGCGGGCGCGCGTGCTGGGCGAGATCGAGGCACTGTTTTCGTCACGCGTGAACTTCCCCGCTCTCGTCGACCGCATGCGTGAACACAGTGGGAACCGTGTCTACTTCGGCACGGGATGGACAAGCGAGTGGATTCGCCTGGACGCGACGCCAGCGCGCGGCCTGTGGGAGTTGTTGCGGGCGGCGCACGACGCCGGCGTCGTCTTCGTGGCCGACGAGCGCGAGCAGCGCGAGATCGCGGTGGGCCAGATCCCGAGCAGGGCGGCGATCGATCTGCGCATGGTGCGCGGAACACTCTGGGTAGACCCCGTGATCACGCGCGACGATCGCGCGCCCGAGGCATCGGACGCTTCCGCCGTGTTGTCACTGGGCGCGCCGACGATCGCCGTTGCCCGCGCGGAGGGCACCGCAATCACGGATATTGTGCCGCTGGAAGCGCCGGCCACCGACGAATTCGATCGTCTCCGCCGTGGCGGCCGGCTCACGATTCCTGCGGTGGGGATCGAGGATTTCCAGCGGGACTATCTGCCCCATGTGCGCGAGGTTGCCCCGCTGTTCTCCAGCGATGAGTCGTTCGAGATTCCCCTTCCGCCGCGCCCCGTTCTTGTGCTCGCCGTTCGTCACGCGGACCCCGTTGCCCGGCTGTTCTGGGAGTGGGATTACCCCAACGGTGCGCGCCGGGATGGCGCGGCTGAGCGCGAGATCATGTCGATGGTTGAGAGCGCGGCCGGACGCTTTTCACACCTCCTGCAGCGCGGGCGGGCCGATCGCGTGTTCCCGGCGCGTGACCTGGACCGCGATGAGACGGTCGAGTTCCTGGCCGAGGTATTGCCGGCCGTGCGCGCACTCGACGATGTCCGGTACGAGCCGCACAGTGAGGTTCCCGCGTACGCGTTCGCCACAGAGGAACCGCTCATTTCTTTCGGTGCCGACCCCGGTGGACACGACTGGTTCGAGCTGAACATCGTCGTCACCATTCAGGGCGAGCCGGTGTCCAGCAGTCAGCTCGTCACGGCGCTCTCGCGCGGACAGACGTATTTCCGCCTGCTCAGCGGCACGGTATTCCCGTTGGTCGATGAGCGGTTCGCGCGCCTTCGCGACGTTCTCACACAGGCGAAGGCGCTGCACGACACCACATCCGACCGCGTTCGGATTCCGCGCTATCAGTTCGACATCTGGCAGGAGCTCGCCGAGATCGGGGTGATCTCTTCGCAAGAGAAGCAGTGGTTCGCGGCGATGCGGCAGCTGGGGGCGGATCGCGTGGAAATGCGGCATCCTCCGTCGTCGTTCACGGCAGAGCTACGCGAATATCAGCGCGAAGGGTTCTCCTGGCTCGACTTCTTGCGACGGCATCGCCTGGGCGGCATCCTCGCGGACGATATGGGGCTCGGAAAAACGGTGCAGGTTCTCGCGGCGCTCGCCCAGGCCCGCGAGGACGAACCGGACGCCCGCTTCCTCGTTGTCACGCCCACCAGCGTTGTCGGCCACTGGGTGGCCGAGGCCGAGCGGTTCGCACCAGCACTCGGGGCAACAGCCATCCGCGACACCGCCGGAAAGCGCGGTACTCGGGTTGCCGATGCCGCCGGAAACGCCGCCCTCGTCGTCACGAGCTATGCGATCTTTCGACTGGACCACGAAGACTTCGCTCAGATGGGGTTCCGCGTTCTCGTGCTCGACGAGGCGCAGCAGGTCAAGAACACCGCGTCACGCGGATACGCCCTCGCCCGCACGCTCGACGTGCCGACGAAGTTCGCGATCACGGGAACGCCCATGGAGAACAACCTGATGGAGTTGTTCGCGATCGCCACTCTTGTCGCGCCCGGGCTCTTCGGCACCCGCGCGCATTTCCGCGACCAGTTCCAGCGTCAGATCGAGCGCGAGCGGAACGCATCACGGCGTGATCGTCTGCGGGCGCGACTGCGCCCGTTCCTGATGCGCCGCACGAAAGAGCAGGTGGCGCCAGAGCTCCCTCCGAAAACGGAACAGACGCTCGAGGTGGTTCTGCACCCGGCGCACCAGCGGGCGTATGAGCGACGGTTCCGGCGTGAGCAGCAGAAGCTGTTGGGGCTGCTGGACGATGTCGAGAAGAACCGCATTCAGATTCTCGCGTCGCTGACCACGCTGAGAATGCATGCTCTCGACCCCAGCTACGCCGGCGCTGATGGCGGTTCGGCCAAGCTCGACAAACTGGGGGAACTTCTCGACGAGATCGTCGCGGATGGCCACCGCGTGCTGGTGTTCAGCCAGTTCACGTCTTTTCTTGGTCTTGCCGCACAGGTTGCCGAGGCTCGCGGCATTCGCTACGCATATCTCGACGGGTCCACCCCTCACGCACAGCGTGCGCGGGCGATCGACCGCTTCTCGGCGGGTGAGGTGCCGGCCTTCTTCCTTTCTCTCAAGGCGGGCGGAACGGGTCTGAACCTCACCGCGGCCGACTACTGCGTTGTTCTCGACCCGTGGTGGAACCCCGCGGCCGAGGCACAGGCCGTTGATCGCGCGCACCGCATTGGCCAAACCAAGCCCGTGATGGTTTATCGCCTGATCTCCGCCGGAACGATCGAGCAGAAGGTGCTCGATCTGCAGTCGCGCAAGCGTCGCCTGTTCGAGGAGGTGCTTGCCGGGGCCCCGGCCGAGGCGCTCGGAGCCGACGACTACCGTGCCCTGTTGGGGGAGCCTCGGCCATAG
- a CDS encoding thiamine pyrophosphate-dependent dehydrogenase E1 component subunit alpha: MNPAADDAVVRFLQPDGTLAPNEQAEPYRAIVDTLDDDALRQMYRDMAVIRAFDRQATLLQRQGQLALWPPSWGQEAAQVGSARATRAQDTIFPSYREHVVAKIRGVDPVDILGLMRGTTHGGWDPTDPKNGNTRLYTLVLGTQTLHATGLAMGLNFDGRAGSGDVDTDEAVVVYYGDGAASEGDVHEAMVFAASYNTPQLFFLQNNHWAISVPVSTQAKAPLVERSAGYGIPSVRIDGNDVLASYAVSRMLLDEARTGGGPRAIEAVTYRRGAHTTSDDPTKYRTREEEAAWDAKDPISRMKAFLEARGADAAFFADVEREGDELSADARERIVKLPEPTADSMFAHVYSEPHALMEQQAAWLAEYEASFEGGTA, encoded by the coding sequence CTGAACCCCGCGGCTGACGACGCCGTGGTGCGCTTCCTTCAGCCGGACGGAACGCTTGCGCCAAACGAGCAGGCAGAGCCGTACCGTGCGATCGTCGACACCCTCGACGACGACGCGCTCCGGCAGATGTACCGCGATATGGCGGTCATCCGAGCCTTCGACCGGCAGGCGACCCTTCTTCAGCGGCAGGGTCAGCTCGCGCTGTGGCCACCGTCCTGGGGCCAGGAGGCCGCGCAGGTCGGCTCCGCGCGGGCCACACGTGCGCAGGACACGATCTTCCCGTCTTATCGCGAGCACGTTGTCGCGAAAATTCGGGGCGTCGACCCGGTCGACATCCTCGGTCTCATGCGCGGAACAACGCACGGAGGGTGGGACCCGACAGACCCCAAGAACGGGAACACGCGCCTCTACACTCTCGTGCTCGGAACGCAGACGCTGCACGCAACGGGGCTGGCGATGGGCCTGAACTTTGACGGCCGCGCCGGAAGCGGCGACGTCGATACGGACGAGGCCGTCGTCGTTTACTACGGTGATGGAGCCGCGAGCGAGGGCGATGTTCACGAGGCGATGGTGTTCGCCGCGTCGTACAACACGCCGCAGCTGTTCTTCCTACAGAACAACCACTGGGCGATCTCGGTTCCCGTTTCCACGCAGGCGAAGGCGCCTCTTGTCGAGCGTTCCGCCGGGTATGGCATCCCCAGTGTGCGCATCGACGGCAACGATGTGCTCGCATCGTATGCCGTTTCGCGCATGTTGCTGGACGAGGCACGAACGGGCGGAGGGCCGCGGGCGATCGAGGCGGTCACGTATCGCCGAGGCGCACACACGACAAGCGATGACCCCACCAAGTACCGCACCCGCGAAGAAGAAGCGGCGTGGGACGCGAAGGACCCGATCTCGCGGATGAAGGCGTTCCTCGAAGCGCGGGGCGCCGATGCCGCCTTCTTCGCCGATGTGGAGCGGGAAGGTGATGAGCTCTCGGCTGATGCACGAGAGCGGATCGTGAAGCTTCCGGAGCCCACAGCGGACAGCATGTTCGCGCACGTGTACTCCGAACCGCACGCCCTCATGGAACAGCAGGCGGCGTGGTTGGCCGAATACGAGGCATCGTTCGAGGGAGGCACAGCATGA
- a CDS encoding metal ABC transporter ATP-binding protein, whose amino-acid sequence MTEPVLQIAGAGLRLRGRDLWQGLDLSVAPGELIAVLGPSGSGKTSLLRAILGLQSLSAGDIRVNGRPVRQGNKRVGYIPQQRPFPLGTNMRGRDLVALGVSGARFGAPIPRRGDRARTEALLEAVGASSFANDPVGSLSGGEQQRLRVGQALADNPDLLLCDEPLSSLDLANQRAVTRIIDRERRDRAAGVVLVTHDVNPILDIVDRILYIVGGRFRLGTPEEVLRTDVLTDLYGAPVDVIRAAGRLLVVGIPDAEPHHPHHEHDHADDQGVL is encoded by the coding sequence GTGACGGAACCCGTTCTGCAGATTGCCGGTGCCGGTCTTCGGCTACGCGGCCGCGACCTTTGGCAGGGCCTTGACCTCTCGGTGGCGCCCGGCGAGCTGATCGCCGTTCTGGGCCCCAGTGGCTCGGGGAAGACGTCGCTGTTGCGCGCGATTCTCGGCCTGCAGAGCCTCAGCGCCGGTGACATTCGCGTGAACGGCCGCCCTGTGCGCCAGGGAAACAAGCGGGTTGGTTATATCCCGCAGCAACGTCCCTTCCCCCTGGGCACGAACATGCGGGGCCGTGACCTTGTCGCCCTCGGTGTGAGCGGCGCGCGTTTCGGTGCGCCGATTCCGCGCCGCGGCGATCGCGCCCGGACGGAAGCCCTGCTCGAGGCCGTTGGGGCATCGTCCTTCGCAAATGACCCCGTCGGGTCGTTGTCGGGTGGCGAACAACAGCGGTTGCGTGTGGGACAAGCGCTCGCCGATAACCCGGATCTGCTGCTGTGCGACGAGCCGCTGTCCAGCCTCGATCTGGCCAATCAGCGCGCCGTCACGCGCATCATCGACCGCGAACGTCGCGACAGGGCCGCCGGTGTGGTCCTCGTGACCCACGACGTCAACCCGATCCTCGACATCGTCGACCGCATTTTGTACATCGTCGGCGGCCGTTTTCGGCTGGGAACACCGGAAGAGGTGCTGCGAACCGATGTGCTCACAGATTTGTACGGGGCGCCTGTCGACGTGATTCGCGCCGCGGGTCGCCTGCTGGTCGTCGGAATTCCTGA
- a CDS encoding GTP-binding protein — protein sequence MEQVDVVAVMGTCIPERGKHGVHIAQRTGRTFFPAHRIAVSPDPVDEAQALAAWADGPGGAVVEFPASVAPTEIIGRFAHPTSSASLVGLVCVVDAPHLLDDIARDDYLVHRSPDGDRVFRARALATVTQIEYATTVVLINWDALSTPELSTMLALISALSPRVRTRLHPSPYDAPEQTTPLTAVQDRPGWIALLNDDFEPHMTDDRVSALRFQSVRPFHPARLEKLLDTQIEAGAFGSVLRSAGFCRLATRPGVTAHWEHVGSMLSLPPVSRDDELEDDEEMLAAGQDIALFGLDLDRPALARAFGDATLTDEEFAQGPAVWMTYDDPFPAWAVA from the coding sequence ATGGAGCAGGTTGACGTTGTCGCGGTCATGGGAACGTGCATTCCCGAGCGCGGAAAGCACGGCGTCCATATCGCCCAGCGCACCGGGCGAACGTTCTTCCCCGCACATCGGATCGCTGTCTCTCCCGATCCCGTCGATGAGGCACAAGCCTTGGCGGCGTGGGCGGATGGTCCCGGAGGAGCCGTTGTGGAGTTCCCTGCATCTGTTGCCCCCACCGAGATCATCGGCCGCTTTGCGCACCCCACCTCGTCGGCGTCCCTGGTCGGTCTCGTTTGCGTTGTCGACGCACCTCACCTGCTCGATGACATCGCCCGCGACGACTACCTCGTGCACCGCTCACCCGACGGCGATCGGGTCTTCCGCGCTCGTGCCCTGGCAACGGTCACGCAGATCGAATACGCCACCACCGTCGTCCTCATCAACTGGGATGCCCTCTCCACCCCCGAGCTCTCGACGATGCTCGCGCTCATCAGCGCGCTCAGCCCCCGCGTACGCACCCGCCTGCACCCGTCGCCATACGATGCCCCGGAACAGACCACCCCTCTCACCGCCGTTCAGGATCGACCCGGCTGGATCGCCCTGCTCAACGACGACTTCGAGCCGCACATGACCGACGATCGTGTGAGTGCTCTGCGCTTCCAGTCGGTACGCCCGTTCCACCCCGCACGGCTAGAGAAACTGCTCGACACGCAAATCGAGGCAGGCGCGTTCGGAAGCGTTCTCCGGTCGGCCGGCTTCTGTCGCCTCGCCACACGGCCCGGCGTCACCGCGCACTGGGAACACGTCGGGTCGATGCTGTCGCTGCCTCCCGTCAGCCGCGACGACGAGCTGGAGGACGACGAGGAAATGCTCGCGGCCGGACAAGACATCGCTCTGTTCGGGTTGGATCTCGATCGCCCCGCTCTCGCGCGCGCTTTCGGCGACGCCACCCTTACTGACGAAGAGTTCGCGCAGGGTCCGGCGGTGTGGATGACCTACGACGACCCCTTCCCCGCCTGGGCCGTGGCGTAG
- a CDS encoding alpha-ketoacid dehydrogenase subunit beta, protein MSRETMTFAKAMNAGLRKAMEDDSRVLLMGEDIGKLGGVFRVTEHLQRDFGENRVLDTPLAESGIVGTAIGLTMAGFRPVIEIQFDGFVFPAFDQITTQLAKLQNRHEGGITMPVVIRIPYGGHIGAVEHHQESPEAYFTHTPGLRVVSPSTPNDAYWMIQDAIRSNDPVIFMEPKSRYWQKGEVDIDDRALPLHATRVVRPGTDVTLAGHGAMVAVLLQAAAIAESEGTSCEVVDLRSLSPVDYDPLVESVRQTGRLVWAQEAPGHTSIGGEIAATVTERAFYSLEAPVLRVSGFDVPFPPAKLEGTYLPDADRVLEAVDRALAY, encoded by the coding sequence ATGAGCCGCGAGACGATGACCTTCGCGAAGGCGATGAACGCCGGACTGCGCAAGGCGATGGAAGACGACTCCCGCGTGCTGCTCATGGGAGAGGACATCGGCAAGCTCGGTGGCGTCTTCCGGGTCACTGAGCACCTGCAGCGCGACTTCGGCGAGAACCGGGTTCTCGACACCCCTCTCGCCGAGTCCGGCATCGTGGGAACGGCGATCGGTCTGACGATGGCGGGTTTCCGCCCCGTGATCGAGATCCAGTTCGATGGCTTCGTGTTTCCCGCGTTTGACCAGATCACCACACAGCTGGCGAAGCTGCAGAACCGCCACGAGGGCGGCATCACGATGCCTGTTGTCATCCGCATTCCCTACGGCGGACACATCGGCGCGGTGGAGCACCACCAGGAGAGCCCCGAGGCATACTTCACCCACACGCCGGGTCTGCGCGTTGTCAGCCCGTCAACGCCCAACGACGCGTACTGGATGATCCAGGATGCGATCCGCTCGAACGATCCCGTGATCTTCATGGAGCCCAAGAGTCGGTACTGGCAAAAGGGCGAGGTGGACATCGATGATCGGGCCCTGCCGCTGCACGCCACGCGGGTTGTCCGTCCGGGAACGGATGTGACGCTGGCCGGACACGGCGCGATGGTCGCCGTGCTGTTGCAAGCAGCCGCGATCGCTGAGTCCGAGGGTACGAGTTGCGAGGTTGTCGACCTGCGCTCGCTGTCGCCCGTCGACTACGACCCCCTCGTGGAGTCGGTTCGGCAGACCGGCCGCCTGGTGTGGGCCCAGGAAGCACCCGGGCACACATCGATCGGCGGGGAGATCGCCGCAACCGTGACGGAACGTGCGTTCTACTCGCTCGAGGCGCCGGTTCTCCGGGTGTCAGGCTTCGATGTTCCCTTCCCGCCTGCCAAGCTGGAGGGCACCTATCTTCCCGATGCGGACCGCGTGCTCGAAGCCGTGGACCGCGCGCTCGCCTACTGA
- the ykgO gene encoding type B 50S ribosomal protein L36: MKVRASLKSLKNQPGAQVVRRRGKIYVINKQNPRFKGRQG, from the coding sequence ATGAAGGTCCGTGCTTCACTCAAGTCCCTCAAGAATCAGCCGGGTGCTCAGGTGGTCCGCCGCCGCGGGAAGATCTACGTCATCAACAAGCAGAACCCCCGTTTCAAGGGTCGCCAGGGCTGA
- a CDS encoding dihydrolipoamide acetyltransferase family protein: METFNLPDVGEGLTEAELIEWRVKPGDQIAVNDTIADIETAKSVVELPSPFTGTVGELLVDEGTTVDVGAPILTIDTSGGAPEEQASASEGGATPEPTPDASDSAVLVGYGSGAEAKTRRAPKTHDRVVASSVGVIAKPPVRKLARDVGVTLSDVAGTGPAGEVTREDVMRHAEQASVFRNMSTPEWPAERERRIPAPQKPLDDRYEAIPVKGVRKATASAMVGSAYTAPHVSVWTDVDATRTMEFVARLKKQPQFADVRVSPLLVYAKAVIWAAQRTPEINAAWIDTESGAEIQVRNYVNLGIAAATPRGLLVPNIKDAQKMSIRELAIALQSLTQKARDGKTSPEDQQGGTITITNIGVFGMDAGTPILNPGEAGIVAMGSIRQKPWVVDGEVRPAWVTTVSGSFDHRVVDGDKISRFLADIAAVLEEPALLLD; this comes from the coding sequence ATGGAGACGTTCAACCTGCCGGATGTTGGCGAGGGTCTCACAGAGGCCGAGCTGATTGAGTGGCGCGTGAAGCCGGGCGATCAGATCGCCGTGAATGACACGATCGCTGACATCGAGACGGCAAAGAGCGTTGTCGAGCTCCCGTCGCCCTTCACTGGCACGGTGGGCGAGCTGCTGGTCGACGAGGGAACAACGGTCGACGTCGGAGCTCCGATCCTGACGATCGACACCTCCGGTGGCGCGCCAGAAGAGCAGGCGTCGGCATCGGAAGGCGGGGCCACCCCAGAGCCGACGCCGGATGCCTCCGACTCGGCGGTGCTTGTCGGCTACGGTTCCGGAGCCGAGGCGAAGACCCGCCGAGCACCTAAGACGCACGATCGTGTTGTCGCGTCGAGCGTTGGTGTGATCGCGAAGCCTCCCGTGCGCAAGCTGGCACGCGACGTCGGCGTCACGCTGAGCGATGTCGCGGGCACGGGCCCGGCAGGCGAGGTCACCCGCGAAGATGTGATGCGGCACGCCGAGCAGGCGTCTGTTTTCCGCAATATGTCGACTCCGGAGTGGCCGGCAGAGCGCGAGCGTCGTATCCCCGCTCCGCAGAAGCCGCTGGATGATCGCTATGAGGCGATCCCCGTCAAGGGCGTGCGCAAAGCCACGGCCAGCGCGATGGTTGGGTCCGCCTACACGGCGCCGCATGTGTCGGTGTGGACAGATGTCGACGCCACGCGAACGATGGAATTCGTTGCCCGGTTGAAGAAGCAGCCGCAGTTCGCGGATGTACGCGTGTCTCCGCTGCTTGTGTACGCGAAGGCCGTGATCTGGGCCGCGCAGCGCACTCCCGAGATCAACGCCGCGTGGATCGATACCGAAAGCGGCGCCGAGATCCAGGTGCGCAACTACGTCAATCTGGGGATCGCCGCGGCCACGCCGCGCGGACTGCTCGTTCCGAACATCAAGGACGCGCAGAAGATGTCGATCCGCGAGCTGGCGATCGCCCTGCAGAGCCTGACGCAGAAGGCACGCGACGGCAAGACCAGCCCCGAGGACCAGCAGGGCGGAACCATCACGATCACCAACATCGGGGTGTTCGGAATGGACGCCGGAACGCCGATTCTCAACCCGGGTGAGGCGGGCATCGTGGCCATGGGCTCGATTCGCCAGAAGCCGTGGGTGGTCGATGGCGAGGTGCGTCCGGCGTGGGTGACGACTGTCTCCGGATCGTTCGACCACCGTGTCGTTGACGGCGACAAGATCAGCCGGTTCTTGGCGGACATCGCCGCCGTGTTGGAGGAGCCGGCGCTCCTGCTCGACTGA
- a CDS encoding metal ABC transporter solute-binding protein, Zn/Mn family produces MRNRRRLIPAAFLAVPALALAGCGSAGDQGDDVASGDAATDEPTAPTFRIVASTSVYADIAQKIVGDAAVVEAIIDSASLDPHAYEATAQDQLTIQDADLVIMNGGGYDVFMEGLIERAATANVIEAVEYSHDYPGGHEHADDDDHDHDDHDHDDHDDHGHIHGFNEHVWYDPHTIEHLVEAIRDTVADLEPELAEIVVDGADEVIANIASLEDRLSSLEDAHAGATVFFTEPVGGYLAEAGGLIDVTVDGFAEAVEHGQDVSPAVLLAALTALEEDDVDVLVANAQTGGSETERMITEAESLGIPVIEFTETLPDGLEYFGWMDANIDALMDALG; encoded by the coding sequence ATGCGTAACCGTCGTCGTCTGATCCCCGCCGCTTTCCTCGCGGTGCCCGCCCTTGCTCTCGCCGGATGTGGTTCTGCGGGCGACCAGGGTGACGACGTCGCGTCGGGCGATGCCGCAACGGATGAACCCACGGCGCCCACGTTCCGCATCGTCGCGTCAACGAGCGTCTATGCCGACATCGCTCAGAAGATCGTCGGCGACGCCGCGGTTGTTGAGGCGATTATCGACTCGGCATCGCTTGATCCCCACGCCTACGAGGCAACGGCCCAGGATCAGCTGACGATCCAGGACGCCGATCTGGTCATCATGAACGGCGGCGGCTATGACGTGTTCATGGAGGGTCTGATCGAGCGGGCCGCCACCGCGAACGTCATCGAGGCCGTTGAGTACAGCCACGACTATCCCGGCGGTCACGAACACGCGGACGACGATGACCATGATCACGACGACCATGATCACGACGATCACGACGACCACGGTCACATTCACGGCTTCAACGAGCACGTCTGGTACGACCCGCACACGATCGAGCACCTCGTCGAGGCGATTCGCGACACCGTCGCGGACCTCGAGCCCGAACTGGCCGAGATCGTCGTCGACGGCGCGGACGAGGTTATCGCGAACATTGCGTCTCTCGAGGACAGGCTGTCGAGCCTCGAAGATGCGCACGCGGGGGCCACGGTGTTCTTCACGGAGCCCGTTGGTGGTTACCTCGCCGAAGCCGGCGGTCTGATCGATGTCACGGTGGACGGTTTTGCCGAAGCCGTCGAACACGGTCAGGATGTCTCGCCGGCGGTTCTGCTGGCCGCCCTGACGGCTCTGGAAGAGGATGACGTCGACGTGCTCGTCGCCAACGCCCAGACCGGCGGCTCGGAGACGGAGCGAATGATCACCGAGGCAGAGTCTCTGGGAATTCCGGTGATCGAGTTCACCGAGACGCTTCCCGACGGCCTCGAGTACTTCGGGTGGATGGACGCCAACATCGACGCACTGATGGACGCGCTGGGCTAA